A single genomic interval of Calypte anna isolate BGI_N300 chromosome 3, bCalAnn1_v1.p, whole genome shotgun sequence harbors:
- the GNG4 gene encoding guanine nucleotide-binding protein G(I)/G(S)/G(O) subunit gamma-4: MKEQVSNSTASIFQARKTVEQLKMEAYMDRMKVSKAAADLLAYCDAHIAEDPLIIPVPASENPFREKKLFCTIL; this comes from the exons atgaaggaaCAAGTGTCAAACAGTACAGCCAGTATATTTCAAGCCAGGAAAACTGTGGAGCAATTAAAAATGGAAGCATACATGGATAGGATGAAG GTATCCAAGGCTGCAGCAGATTTATTGGCATATTGTGACGCTCATATTGCAGAAGATCCCCTTATTATTCCAGTGCCTGCATCTGAAAATCCCTTTAGGGAGAAGAAACTCTTTTGTACTATCCTTTGA